One window from the genome of Streptomyces cadmiisoli encodes:
- a CDS encoding sugar phosphate isomerase/epimerase family protein: MTVKQLSLPELVDACAESAIPGVGLWREPVRSHGLAATAKLVRDAGLTVTTLCRGGFLTAADPAGRAEALADNRRAVDEAAALGTDTLVLVSGGLPPGSKDLRGARERIADALAELGPYAESHGVRLAVEPLHPMFAADRCVVSTLAQALDLAERFPAHQVGVTVDTYHLWWDDTAPEQIARAGAGGRLHIFQLADWITPLPEGVLNGRGQIGDGAIDMREWTGYVEAAGYTGPIEVELFNEELWARDGREVLAQTARRFVEHVIR, translated from the coding sequence CGCCGAGTCCGCGATCCCCGGCGTGGGCCTGTGGCGCGAACCGGTCCGGTCCCACGGCCTGGCGGCGACCGCGAAACTGGTCCGCGACGCCGGCCTGACCGTGACGACGCTCTGCCGGGGCGGCTTCCTCACCGCGGCCGACCCGGCCGGGCGCGCCGAGGCCCTGGCCGACAACCGCCGCGCCGTCGACGAGGCCGCCGCCCTCGGCACCGACACCCTCGTGCTGGTGTCGGGCGGCCTGCCGCCCGGCTCCAAGGACCTGCGCGGCGCCCGCGAGCGCATCGCGGACGCGCTGGCGGAGCTGGGCCCCTACGCCGAGTCGCACGGCGTACGCCTGGCCGTCGAACCGCTGCACCCGATGTTCGCCGCCGACCGCTGCGTGGTCTCCACCCTCGCGCAGGCCCTGGACCTCGCGGAACGCTTCCCCGCACACCAGGTCGGCGTCACGGTGGACACCTACCACCTCTGGTGGGACGACACCGCGCCGGAGCAGATCGCCCGGGCGGGCGCCGGCGGCCGGCTGCACATCTTCCAGCTCGCCGACTGGATCACCCCGCTGCCCGAGGGCGTCCTCAACGGCCGCGGGCAGATCGGCGACGGCGCGATCGACATGCGGGAGTGGACGGGGTACGTCGAGGCGGCCGGCTACACCGGGCCCATCGAGGTCGAACTCTTCAACGAGGAGCTGTGGGCCCGGGACGGACGGGAGGTGCTGGCGCAGACGGCGCGGCGGTTCGTCGAGCACGTGATCCGCTGA
- the rbsD gene encoding D-ribose pyranase codes for MKKAGILNRHLAGALAELGHGDGVLVCDAGMPIPDGPRVVDLAFRAGTPSFAEVLDGLLAELVVEGATAAAEVRDANPAAAALLDGHFPELRLVPHERLKELSAGARLVVRTGEARPYANVLLRCGVFF; via the coding sequence GTGAAGAAGGCAGGGATACTCAATCGCCATCTCGCCGGGGCGCTCGCCGAGCTGGGCCACGGCGACGGCGTGCTGGTGTGCGACGCCGGCATGCCGATACCGGACGGGCCGCGGGTCGTCGACCTGGCGTTCCGGGCGGGCACCCCGTCGTTCGCCGAGGTGCTCGACGGGCTGCTGGCCGAACTCGTGGTGGAGGGCGCGACCGCTGCGGCCGAGGTGCGCGACGCCAATCCGGCGGCGGCCGCACTGCTGGACGGGCACTTCCCCGAGCTGCGCCTCGTGCCGCACGAGCGGCTCAAGGAACTGTCGGCGGGTGCCCGGCTGGTGGTCCGGACCGGGGAGGCCCGGCCGTACGCCAATGTGCTGCTGCGGTGCGGGGTGTTCTTCTAG
- the rbsK gene encoding ribokinase gives MYDYDLLVVGSANADLVIGVERRPAAGETVLGSDLAVHPGGKGANQAVAAARLGARTALLARVGDDAYGRLLLDSQRAAGVDTVGVLVGGAPTGVALITVDPSGDNSIVVSPGANGRLTPQDVRTAASLFQASRVVSAQLEIPLETVEETVRSLAPGSRFVLNPSPPRPLPTSLLAACDPLIVNEHEAKVLLGDTTVGDDPAHWARLLLARGPRSVVVTLGAEGALVASAQGVTHVPAVPVDAVDTTGAGDAFTAALAWRLGQGDELADAAAFAARVGAVAVTRAGAQDSYPTAAEVAAPGSGTEGPGGEAAAAEQGGAR, from the coding sequence ATGTACGACTACGACCTGCTGGTCGTCGGGTCGGCCAACGCCGACCTGGTGATCGGGGTCGAGCGGCGGCCCGCGGCCGGGGAGACGGTGCTGGGCTCGGACCTGGCCGTCCACCCGGGCGGCAAGGGCGCGAACCAGGCGGTGGCCGCCGCCCGGCTCGGGGCCCGCACGGCGCTGCTCGCCCGGGTCGGCGACGACGCGTACGGACGGCTGCTGCTCGACTCGCAGCGGGCGGCCGGCGTCGACACGGTCGGCGTGCTCGTCGGCGGTGCGCCGACCGGTGTCGCGCTGATCACCGTGGACCCGTCCGGGGACAACAGCATCGTGGTGTCGCCGGGGGCGAACGGCCGGCTCACCCCGCAGGACGTGCGGACGGCGGCGAGCCTCTTCCAGGCCTCGCGGGTGGTCTCGGCCCAGCTGGAGATCCCGCTGGAGACGGTGGAGGAGACCGTGCGGTCGCTGGCGCCCGGCAGCCGGTTCGTGCTGAACCCGTCCCCGCCGCGGCCGCTGCCGACGAGCCTGCTGGCCGCCTGCGACCCGCTGATCGTGAACGAGCACGAGGCGAAGGTGCTCCTCGGCGACACGACCGTCGGCGACGATCCCGCCCACTGGGCGCGGCTGCTGCTGGCCCGAGGGCCGCGCTCGGTGGTCGTGACCCTGGGCGCCGAGGGCGCGCTGGTGGCCTCGGCGCAGGGTGTGACCCATGTGCCGGCGGTGCCGGTGGACGCCGTGGACACCACCGGCGCCGGTGACGCGTTCACGGCGGCGCTGGCGTGGCGGCTCGGCCAGGGCGACGAGCTGGCGGACGCGGCCGCGTTCGCGGCGCGGGTCGGCGCGGTGGCGGTGACCCGGGCGGGCGCGCAGGACTCGTACCCGACGGCGGCGGAGGTCGCCGCGCCCGGGTCCGGCACCGAGGGACCGGGCGGCGAGGCCGCCGCCGCGGAGCAGGGCGGCGCGCGGTGA
- a CDS encoding substrate-binding domain-containing protein, translating into MATDTLKGSAGAGSASGLRRLLLDNGALTALIVLVIALSALSGDFLTTDNLLNIGVQAAVTAILAFGVTFVIVSAGIDLSVGSVAALSATVLAWSATQDGVPVVLAVLLAIATGIACGLVNGFLVSYGKLPSFIATLAMLSVARGLSLVISQGSPIPFPDSVSHLGDTLGGWLPVPVLVMIAIWLLTAFVLRRTYIGRSMYAIGGNEEAARLSGLRVKKQKLAIYAFSGLFAAIAGIVLASRLSSAQPQAAQGYELDAIAAVVIGGASLAGGTGKASGTLIGALILAVLRNGLNLLSVSAFWQQVVIGVVIALAVLLDTVRRKAGATPVAAGTGGGNRGKQAVTYLLAAVVAAAIVGATSLLHSGSSSTTKKVGLSLSTLNNPFFVQIRSGAEAEAKKLGVDLTVTDAQNDASQQANQLQNFTSEGVSSIIVNPVDSDAAGPAVRSANKADIPVIGVDRGVNKAQTAALVASDNVEGGELGAKALAEKLGGQGTIVILQGQAGTSASRERGAGFAEGLKDYPGIKVVAKQPADFDRTKGLDVMTNLLQAHPDVDGVFAENDEMALGAIKALGSKAGKSVQVVGFDGTPDGLTAVENGTLFASVAQQPKELGRIAVDNALRAADGEKLSQLVKVPVKVVTKENVAGFGG; encoded by the coding sequence GTGGCCACTGACACACTCAAGGGTTCGGCCGGCGCGGGCAGCGCCTCCGGCCTGCGCCGGCTGCTGCTCGACAACGGCGCGCTCACCGCACTCATCGTCCTGGTCATCGCGCTGTCGGCGCTGTCCGGGGACTTCCTGACCACCGACAACCTCCTCAACATCGGAGTCCAGGCCGCGGTCACCGCGATCCTCGCCTTCGGTGTCACCTTCGTGATCGTCTCGGCGGGCATCGACCTGTCGGTCGGTTCGGTGGCCGCCCTCTCCGCGACGGTGCTCGCCTGGAGCGCCACCCAGGACGGCGTCCCGGTGGTGCTCGCGGTCCTCCTCGCCATCGCGACCGGTATCGCCTGCGGACTCGTCAACGGTTTCCTGGTCTCGTACGGCAAGCTGCCGTCGTTCATCGCGACCCTGGCCATGCTGTCCGTGGCGCGCGGTCTGTCCCTGGTCATCTCGCAGGGCTCGCCCATCCCGTTCCCCGACTCGGTCTCGCACCTCGGCGACACGCTCGGCGGATGGCTGCCGGTGCCGGTGCTCGTGATGATCGCCATCTGGCTGCTCACGGCCTTCGTGCTGCGCCGGACGTACATCGGGCGTTCGATGTACGCGATCGGCGGCAACGAGGAAGCGGCCCGTCTTTCGGGTCTGCGGGTGAAGAAGCAGAAGCTCGCCATCTACGCCTTCTCCGGCCTGTTCGCCGCGATCGCGGGCATCGTGCTCGCCTCCCGGCTGTCCTCCGCGCAGCCGCAGGCCGCGCAGGGCTACGAGCTGGACGCGATCGCCGCGGTCGTCATCGGCGGCGCCTCGCTCGCGGGCGGCACCGGCAAGGCGTCGGGCACGCTGATCGGCGCGCTGATCCTCGCGGTCCTGCGCAACGGCCTGAACCTGCTGTCCGTGTCCGCCTTCTGGCAGCAGGTCGTCATCGGTGTCGTCATCGCGCTGGCGGTGCTGCTCGACACGGTGCGGCGCAAGGCCGGGGCGACTCCCGTCGCGGCCGGGACCGGTGGCGGCAACCGGGGCAAGCAGGCAGTGACGTATCTGCTGGCGGCCGTGGTCGCGGCGGCGATAGTCGGGGCGACCTCGCTGCTGCACAGCGGGTCCTCGTCGACGACCAAGAAGGTCGGGCTGTCGCTGTCCACGCTCAACAACCCGTTCTTCGTGCAGATCCGGTCGGGTGCCGAGGCGGAGGCCAAGAAGCTCGGGGTGGACCTCACCGTCACCGACGCGCAGAACGACGCCTCCCAGCAGGCCAACCAGTTGCAGAACTTCACCAGCGAGGGCGTGTCCTCGATCATCGTGAACCCGGTGGACTCCGACGCCGCCGGTCCGGCGGTGCGGTCCGCGAACAAGGCCGACATCCCGGTGATCGGCGTCGACCGCGGTGTGAACAAGGCGCAGACGGCGGCCCTGGTGGCCTCCGACAACGTCGAGGGCGGTGAGCTGGGCGCCAAGGCGCTGGCCGAGAAGCTCGGCGGGCAGGGCACCATCGTGATCCTCCAGGGCCAGGCCGGCACCTCCGCCAGCCGGGAGCGCGGCGCGGGCTTCGCCGAGGGCCTGAAGGACTACCCGGGCATCAAGGTGGTCGCCAAGCAGCCCGCCGACTTCGACCGCACCAAGGGCCTCGACGTGATGACCAACCTCCTCCAGGCCCACCCGGACGTGGACGGTGTCTTCGCGGAGAACGACGAGATGGCGCTCGGCGCGATCAAGGCGCTCGGCTCCAAGGCGGGCAAGTCCGTGCAGGTCGTCGGTTTCGACGGCACCCCGGACGGGCTGACGGCGGTCGAGAACGGCACGCTGTTCGCGTCCGTGGCGCAGCAGCCGAAGGAACTCGGCCGGATCGCGGTGGACAACGCGCTGCGGGCCGCCGACGGCGAGAAGCTCAGCCAGCTGGTGAAGGTGCCGGTGAAGGTGGTCACCAAGGAGAACGTGGCCGGCTTCGGCGGCTGA
- a CDS encoding sugar ABC transporter ATP-binding protein encodes MSNQDELLRIEGIRKTFPGVVALDGVDFDLRRGEVHVLLGENGAGKSTLIKMLSGAYTPDAGRILAGGQEVRIHGAQDSERLGIATIYQEFNLVPDLTVAENIFLGRQPRRFGMIDRKRMEADAEVLLKRVGVSVSPRARVRELGIARLQMVEIAKALSLNARVLIMDEPTAVLTTEEVDKLFSIVRSLREDGVGIVFITHHLEEIAALGDRVTVIRDGKSVGQVPASTPEDELVRLMVGRSIEQQYPRERTETGDSLLKVEGLTRDGVFHDVSFEVRAGEVVGIAGLVGAGRTEVVRAVFGADPYDKGAVKVAGAPLRGHDVNAAMSAGIGLVPEDRKGQGLVLDASVEENLGLVTLRSTSRGGLVDLKGQHEAAERIAKQLGVRMAGLGQHVRTLSGGNQQKVVIGKWLLADTKVLILDEPTRGIDVGAKVEIYQLINRLTAAGAAVLMISSDLPEVLGMSDRVLVMAQGRIAGELPADQATQDTVMALAVSTPTNGTEASSGH; translated from the coding sequence GTGAGCAACCAGGACGAGTTGCTGCGCATCGAAGGCATACGGAAGACCTTCCCCGGCGTGGTGGCTCTCGACGGAGTCGACTTCGACCTGCGGCGCGGCGAGGTGCATGTGCTGCTCGGCGAGAACGGCGCCGGCAAGAGCACGCTGATCAAGATGCTGTCCGGTGCCTACACCCCCGACGCCGGGCGGATCCTGGCCGGCGGGCAGGAGGTGCGCATCCACGGCGCACAGGACTCCGAGCGGCTCGGCATCGCCACCATCTACCAGGAGTTCAACCTCGTCCCCGACCTGACCGTCGCCGAGAACATCTTCCTGGGCCGGCAGCCGCGCCGCTTCGGGATGATCGACCGCAAACGGATGGAGGCCGACGCCGAGGTCCTGCTGAAGCGGGTCGGTGTCAGCGTCTCGCCCCGCGCACGCGTGCGTGAACTCGGCATCGCCCGCCTCCAGATGGTGGAGATCGCCAAGGCGCTCAGCCTGAACGCGCGGGTGCTGATCATGGACGAGCCGACCGCCGTGCTCACCACGGAGGAGGTCGACAAGCTGTTCTCCATCGTGCGCAGCCTGCGTGAGGACGGCGTCGGGATCGTCTTCATCACGCACCACCTGGAGGAGATCGCCGCGCTCGGGGACCGGGTCACGGTCATCCGGGACGGCAAGAGCGTCGGACAGGTTCCGGCGAGCACTCCCGAGGACGAACTCGTGCGCCTCATGGTGGGCCGGTCGATCGAGCAGCAGTACCCGCGGGAGCGGACCGAGACCGGTGACTCCCTCCTCAAGGTGGAGGGGCTCACCCGGGACGGCGTCTTCCACGACGTGAGCTTCGAGGTGCGGGCCGGTGAGGTCGTCGGCATCGCCGGGCTCGTCGGAGCCGGCCGCACGGAGGTCGTACGGGCCGTGTTCGGTGCCGACCCCTACGACAAGGGCGCCGTGAAGGTCGCGGGCGCGCCCCTCAGGGGGCACGACGTCAACGCCGCCATGTCCGCCGGGATCGGGCTCGTGCCCGAGGACCGCAAGGGACAGGGACTGGTGCTGGACGCCTCCGTCGAGGAGAACCTCGGCCTGGTCACGCTGCGGTCGACCAGCCGCGGCGGACTGGTCGACCTCAAGGGCCAGCACGAGGCCGCCGAGCGGATCGCGAAGCAGCTCGGGGTGCGCATGGCCGGACTCGGCCAGCATGTGCGCACCCTGTCCGGCGGCAACCAGCAGAAGGTCGTCATCGGCAAGTGGCTGCTCGCCGACACGAAGGTCCTGATCCTCGACGAGCCGACCCGCGGTATCGACGTGGGCGCCAAGGTCGAGATCTACCAGCTCATCAACCGGCTGACGGCCGCCGGAGCCGCCGTCCTGATGATCTCCAGCGATCTGCCCGAGGTGCTCGGCATGAGCGACCGGGTGCTGGTGATGGCCCAGGGCCGGATCGCCGGCGAACTCCCCGCCGACCAGGCGACTCAGGACACGGTGATGGCGCTCGCCGTCAGCACCCCCACCAACGGAACGGAGGCCTCCAGTGGCCACTGA
- a CDS encoding LacI family DNA-binding transcriptional regulator: MASIKDVAAEAGVSVATVSRVLNGHPSVSADARARVLAAVEALGYRPNAVARSLRTDETRTLGLVISDVMNPYFTELARSVEEEARALGYSVVIGNADERPELQDHHVRTLLDRRIDGLLVSPTDGGSPLMLDAARAGTPMVFVDRWIPGVDVPVVRADGRAAVRDLVAHLHRLGHRRLAIIAGPAATTTGSERVEAFREALAEFGLPLPDVCIGQGDFQAESGRRVTERFLDLPEPPEVVFAADNLMALGALDAVRARGLRIPDDIALAAFDDIPWFVHTDPPITAIAQPTGELGRAAVRALVDRIEGRPPQSVALPARLVVRRSCGEPGEGTPAQSPVPAQSPVQRSKP, from the coding sequence ATGGCGAGCATCAAGGACGTCGCGGCCGAGGCCGGGGTCTCCGTCGCCACGGTGTCACGCGTCCTGAACGGTCACCCGTCGGTGAGCGCCGACGCCCGCGCGCGGGTGCTGGCCGCCGTCGAGGCCCTGGGGTACCGGCCCAACGCGGTCGCCCGGTCGCTGCGCACCGACGAGACCCGGACCCTGGGTCTGGTCATCAGCGACGTGATGAACCCGTACTTCACCGAGCTGGCCCGCTCCGTGGAGGAGGAGGCCCGCGCCCTCGGGTACAGCGTCGTGATCGGCAACGCCGACGAGCGGCCCGAGTTGCAGGACCACCACGTACGGACGCTGCTGGACCGGCGGATCGACGGGCTGCTGGTCTCCCCCACCGACGGCGGATCGCCGCTCATGCTCGACGCCGCGCGGGCCGGGACCCCGATGGTGTTCGTGGACCGGTGGATCCCGGGCGTCGACGTGCCGGTGGTCCGGGCGGACGGACGCGCCGCCGTACGGGACCTCGTCGCGCATCTGCACCGGCTGGGGCACCGCAGGCTCGCCATCATCGCGGGACCGGCGGCCACCACCACCGGCAGCGAGCGTGTCGAGGCCTTCCGGGAGGCGCTGGCCGAGTTCGGGCTCCCCCTCCCCGACGTCTGCATAGGCCAGGGCGACTTCCAGGCCGAGAGCGGGCGCCGGGTGACCGAGCGCTTCCTCGACCTGCCCGAGCCCCCCGAGGTCGTGTTCGCCGCGGACAACCTGATGGCGCTCGGCGCGCTGGACGCGGTCCGCGCGCGCGGGCTGCGGATCCCCGACGACATCGCGCTCGCCGCGTTCGACGACATCCCCTGGTTCGTGCACACGGATCCGCCGATCACGGCGATCGCCCAGCCGACCGGTGAGCTGGGGCGGGCCGCCGTCCGGGCACTGGTCGACCGGATCGAGGGGCGGCCCCCGCAGTCCGTCGCCCTCCCCGCCCGTCTCGTCGTTCGCCGCTCGTGCGGCGAGCCCGGGGAGGGTACTCCCGCGCAGTCCCCGGTGCCTGCGCAGTCCCCCGTACAAAGGAGCAAGCCGTGA
- the recD2 gene encoding SF1B family DNA helicase RecD2, with protein MSNQAGTGDRRPAVLEGVLERITYANEENGYTVARVDTGRGAGDLLTVVGALLGAQVGESLRMEGRWGSHPQYGKQFTVENYTTVLPATVQGIRRYLGSGLVKGIGPVFADRITQHFGVDTLTIIEEEPKRLVEVPGLGPKRTKKIADAWEEQKAIKEVMLFLQSVEVSTSIAVRIYKKYGDASISVVKNQPYRLAADVWGIGFLTADRIAQSVGIPHDSPERVKAGLQYALSQSADQGHCFLPEERLIADAVKLLQVDTGLVIECLAELAAPPPDDGEDPGVVRETVPGPDGGEPVTAVYLVPFHRAELSLSAQLKRLLRTGDDRLPSFRQVAWDKALTWLKARTGADLAPEQEAAVRLALTEKVAVLTGGPGCGKSFTVRSIVELARAKKAKVLLAAPTGRAAKRLAELTGAEASTVHRLLELKPGGDAAYDRDRPLDADLVVVDEASMLDLLLANKLVKAVPPGAHLLFVGDVDQLPSVGAGEVLRDLLADGSPIPAVRLTRVFRQAQQSGVVTNAHRINAGQHPVTDGMKDFFLFVEDDTEETGRLTVDVAARRLPARFGLDPRRDVQVLAPMHRGPAGAGTLNGLLQQAITPGRPDLPEKRFGGRVFRVGDKVTQIRNNYEKGANGVFNGTVGVVTSLDPVDQRLTVLTDEDEEVPYEFDELDELAHAYAVTIHRSQGSEYPAVVIPVTTGAWMMLQRNLLYTAVTRAKKLVVLVGSRKAIGQAVRTVSAGRRCTALDFRLADPLRNK; from the coding sequence ATGTCCAACCAGGCAGGCACCGGCGACCGACGACCGGCCGTGCTCGAAGGCGTCCTGGAGCGCATCACGTACGCCAACGAGGAGAACGGCTACACGGTCGCCCGGGTCGACACCGGCCGCGGCGCGGGTGACCTCCTCACGGTCGTGGGCGCGTTGCTCGGCGCCCAGGTGGGGGAGTCGCTGCGGATGGAGGGCCGCTGGGGCAGCCACCCCCAGTACGGCAAGCAGTTCACCGTGGAGAACTACACGACGGTGCTCCCCGCCACCGTCCAGGGCATCCGCCGCTATCTGGGCTCCGGCCTGGTCAAGGGCATCGGCCCGGTCTTCGCCGACCGCATCACGCAGCACTTCGGCGTGGACACCCTCACGATCATCGAGGAGGAGCCCAAGCGGCTCGTCGAGGTCCCCGGCCTCGGCCCGAAGCGCACCAAGAAGATCGCCGACGCCTGGGAGGAGCAGAAGGCGATCAAGGAGGTCATGCTCTTCCTCCAGAGCGTCGAGGTGTCCACGTCCATCGCCGTGCGCATCTACAAGAAGTACGGCGACGCCTCGATCTCCGTCGTCAAGAACCAGCCGTACCGCCTGGCCGCCGACGTCTGGGGCATCGGCTTCCTGACCGCCGACCGGATCGCGCAGTCCGTCGGCATCCCGCACGACAGCCCGGAGCGGGTCAAGGCCGGCCTTCAGTACGCGCTGTCCCAGTCCGCCGACCAGGGCCACTGCTTCCTGCCCGAGGAGCGCCTGATCGCCGACGCGGTCAAGCTGCTCCAGGTCGACACCGGCCTGGTCATCGAGTGCCTGGCCGAGCTCGCGGCGCCCCCGCCGGACGATGGCGAGGACCCCGGCGTCGTCCGGGAGACGGTCCCGGGACCGGACGGCGGCGAGCCCGTCACCGCCGTCTATCTGGTCCCCTTCCACCGCGCCGAGCTGTCCCTCTCCGCCCAGCTGAAGCGCCTGCTGCGCACCGGCGACGACCGGCTGCCGTCCTTCCGGCAGGTCGCCTGGGACAAGGCGCTGACCTGGCTGAAGGCCCGTACGGGCGCCGATCTCGCCCCCGAGCAGGAGGCCGCCGTCCGGCTGGCGCTGACCGAGAAGGTCGCGGTCCTCACCGGCGGCCCCGGCTGCGGCAAGTCCTTCACCGTGCGCTCGATCGTGGAGCTGGCCCGCGCGAAGAAGGCCAAGGTGCTGCTCGCCGCGCCCACCGGCCGAGCGGCCAAGCGCCTGGCCGAGCTCACCGGCGCCGAGGCCTCCACCGTGCACCGCCTGCTGGAGCTCAAGCCGGGCGGCGACGCGGCCTACGACCGGGACCGCCCGCTGGACGCCGACCTGGTGGTCGTCGACGAGGCCTCCATGCTGGACCTGCTCCTCGCCAACAAGCTGGTCAAGGCCGTGCCGCCCGGTGCCCATCTGCTGTTCGTCGGGGACGTCGACCAGCTGCCGAGCGTCGGTGCGGGCGAGGTGCTCCGGGACCTGCTGGCGGACGGCAGCCCGATTCCCGCCGTCCGCCTCACCCGGGTCTTCCGGCAGGCCCAGCAGTCCGGGGTGGTGACGAACGCGCACCGGATCAACGCCGGACAGCACCCCGTCACCGACGGCATGAAGGACTTCTTCCTCTTCGTCGAGGACGACACGGAGGAGACCGGCAGGCTCACGGTGGACGTGGCGGCCCGCCGCCTTCCCGCCCGGTTCGGCCTGGACCCGCGGCGGGACGTGCAGGTGCTCGCCCCCATGCACCGCGGCCCGGCGGGCGCCGGCACCCTCAACGGGCTGCTCCAGCAGGCGATCACCCCCGGCCGCCCCGATCTGCCGGAGAAGCGGTTCGGCGGCCGGGTCTTCCGCGTCGGCGACAAGGTGACCCAGATTCGCAACAATTACGAGAAGGGTGCGAACGGCGTCTTCAACGGCACCGTGGGCGTGGTCACCTCGCTCGACCCCGTCGACCAGCGCCTGACGGTCCTGACGGACGAGGACGAGGAGGTTCCGTACGAATTCGACGAACTGGATGAATTGGCACATGCATACGCGGTGACCATCCACCGCTCGCAGGGCAGTGAGTACCCGGCAGTGGTCATTCCGGTCACCACGGGTGCCTGGATGATGCTCCAGCGCAATCTGCTGTACACCGCGGTCACCCGGGCCAAGAAGCTGGTCGTCCTGGTCGGTTCGCGCAAGGCGATCGGTCAGGCGGTGCGCACGGTGTCGGCGGGGCGGCGCTGTACAGCCCTCGATTTCCGGCTCGCGGATCCCCTCCGGAATAAATGA
- a CDS encoding citrate synthase, producing MSDNSVVLRYDGSEYTYPVIDSTVGDKGFDIGKLRAQTGLVTLDSGYGNTAAYKSAITYLDGEAGILRYRGYPIEQLAERSTFLEVAYLLINGELPTVDQLSGFKDEVTRHTLLHEDVKNFYKGFPRDAHPMAMLSSVVSALSTFYQDSHNPFDETQRNLSTIRLLAKLPTIAAYAYKKSIGHPFVYPRNDLGYVENFLRMTFSVPAQEYELDPIVVAALDKLLILHADHEQNCSTSTVRLVGSSQANMFASISAGINALWGPLHGGANQSVLEMLEGIRDAGGDVDSFIRKVKNKEDGVRLMGFGHRVYKNFDPRAKIIKAAAHDVLSALGKSDELLDIALKLEEHALSDDYFVSRSLYPNVDFYTGLIYRAMGFPTEMFTVLFALGRLPGWIAQWHEMIKEPGSRIGRPRQIYTGVVERDFVPVEER from the coding sequence GTGAGCGACAACTCTGTAGTACTGCGGTACGACGGCAGCGAATACACCTACCCGGTGATCGACAGCACCGTCGGGGACAAGGGCTTCGACATCGGAAAGCTCCGCGCCCAGACCGGTCTCGTGACCCTGGACAGCGGTTACGGCAACACCGCCGCGTACAAATCGGCCATCACCTACCTGGACGGCGAAGCCGGCATCCTCCGTTACCGGGGCTACCCGATCGAGCAGCTGGCCGAGCGCTCCACCTTCCTGGAGGTGGCCTACCTGCTGATCAACGGTGAGCTGCCGACGGTCGACCAGCTGAGCGGGTTCAAGGACGAGGTCACGCGGCACACCCTGCTGCACGAGGACGTCAAGAACTTCTACAAGGGCTTCCCGCGCGACGCCCACCCGATGGCCATGCTGTCCTCGGTCGTCTCGGCGCTGTCCACGTTCTACCAGGACAGCCACAACCCGTTCGACGAGACGCAGCGCAACCTCTCCACCATCCGCCTGCTCGCCAAGCTCCCGACGATCGCCGCGTACGCGTACAAGAAGTCGATCGGTCACCCGTTCGTCTACCCGCGCAACGACCTCGGTTACGTCGAGAACTTCCTCCGCATGACCTTCTCGGTCCCCGCGCAGGAGTACGAGCTGGACCCGATCGTGGTCGCCGCCCTCGACAAGCTGCTGATCCTGCACGCGGACCACGAGCAGAACTGCTCGACCTCCACGGTCCGCCTGGTGGGCTCCTCGCAGGCGAACATGTTCGCCTCGATCTCCGCCGGCATCAACGCCCTGTGGGGCCCGCTGCACGGCGGCGCCAACCAGTCCGTCCTGGAGATGCTGGAAGGCATCCGCGACGCCGGCGGCGATGTCGACTCCTTCATCCGCAAGGTGAAGAACAAGGAGGACGGCGTCCGCCTGATGGGCTTCGGCCACCGGGTCTACAAGAACTTCGACCCGCGCGCCAAGATCATCAAGGCTGCCGCGCACGACGTCCTGTCCGCTCTCGGCAAGTCCGACGAGCTGCTCGACATCGCGCTGAAGCTGGAGGAGCACGCGCTCTCCGACGACTACTTCGTCTCGCGCAGCCTCTACCCGAACGTCGACTTCTACACCGGCCTGATCTACCGCGCCATGGGCTTCCCGACCGAGATGTTCACGGTCCTGTTCGCCCTCGGCCGGCTGCCCGGCTGGATCGCCCAGTGGCACGAGATGATCAAGGAGCCGGGTTCCCGTATCGGCCGCCCGCGCCAGATCTACACGGGCGTGGTCGAGCGCGACTTCGTGCCCGTAGAGGAGCGCTGA
- a CDS encoding heavy-metal-associated domain-containing protein, with the protein MTAQTDTTGSVTAVYKVSGMSCGHCEGAVSGEISEIPGVSSVQAVAASGEVTVVSLSALDEEAVRAAVDEAGFELVGRA; encoded by the coding sequence ATGACCGCGCAGACCGACACCACGGGTTCCGTCACCGCCGTCTACAAGGTGAGCGGGATGAGCTGCGGACACTGCGAGGGCGCCGTCTCCGGCGAGATCTCCGAGATCCCGGGCGTCAGCTCCGTGCAGGCCGTCGCCGCCAGCGGGGAGGTCACCGTCGTCTCCCTGTCCGCGCTGGACGAGGAGGCCGTGCGTGCCGCCGTCGACGAGGCCGGCTTCGAGCTGGTCGGGCGCGCCTGA